gctagcaccaacatgcgagggggtatacaccccccaaacccacacacacacatttgaacatgagagtccgtgatcattatttttagaatccaattaaatattcatagctgattgatcattgattatcggttatcgactatcgattaacaccatctcaaacgctgcttaccagcgtgctaaggtaagactgtgatgaaatccgtaggcatgatactctatgcactactgctggctatgatctgacctcattgtttacgaggtcagatcttaaaaaagattaagattttcccatgtcttctttagggggtgggccaaaaatatctggatgcgcccatttggtagtttcgaaacgccCTGGCACTacgttgatgttctttgtttcacacgcatcTCTTCAACAGAAGAATGTCCTTTGTGGATGGGGGCACAATTGACCATTCACgaaagacatactactggcttgtatatACAGGTGCAcggcaaaaagaaagaaagaacatcaGTCAGTCAGCCGGGAtgtttcgaaactaccaacttgcgacgttatactcatttcgttgtaGCAGGTCACTAACACGATATTACCTGTTCACTATATGACCAAGTTTTTCAGTGACGACATACCTTTGAATATTATTATAATCTTGTGTCTCTCTAAATGATGTAACGACATTCATGTGATATTTACTCTTACATTTTAAATTACAGGCTTTATGAAATTACCGGCGGCCTGGATCTGCTTCCCCGAGCTTTCCTACCTTTATTGCAAGACAATATTATTTACAACGCCAGAGTTAATCATATAGAACATGGTAATGGTTATGTAGTTGCACATTACCTCTCTTCAGGAAAAGACGTCCAAATATCAGCTGATTATCTGCTGACAACAGCAACTGCTACGTCAACCAATTTCATCAAATTCACACCTCCACTAAGTGCTGATAAACGCGAAGCTTTCCGCAATATTCATTATGTTGGAGCTACGAAAATTGCTCTTGTATTTGAGAAACCATTTTGGAAGGATGACGGTATACATGGGGGAGAATCAACTACTGATCTTTTGTCACGAAATATATACTACCCAAGTCATGAGTTCGATTCCGGTTTAGGAGTGCTTCTTGCTTCTTATACAACAGGAGATCAGTCCAGTAAGTTTCTTGGTCTCACTGACGCTGAATGTTTATCTCAGGCTCTTGATGATCTCGCACAACTTCATGGGGATCACATCAAAGAACTTTACGTGGAAGGAGTGGTTAAACGATGGAGCCTGGATCCTTTCAGCGTTGGTGCTTATGCCGCCTTCACCCCGTACCAGTTGACAAATTACCGAGGGCCAATCGTACGTCCTACGAACGAGCTATTCTTTGCTGGGGAACACACGAGTTATCCTCACGGATGGATTAATACAGCTATTAAATCTGCGATTAAAGCAGTACATTGCATAAGTACCAAACGTTGTTATCCAAATCTCTAAGATGGTGATagaatcaggggcgtagccagctttcttaatCAGGGgagcaaaattcaaaaaaaatgggGCATAGACGAAAAACAACTCCCGGTTGCATCATtctgacccggtattatcggtactttgacccggtattatcgattattaaacataattatatacctACCGGTTTCTTTTTGAGAGAATGTACATGTGAAGTCTGAACTTCCAAAAAAGACTTTATTaggacaaaaaattacaaaataatttaacCTACATTTTTGCAAAGATGTGGCTGACTTCAAAAATTCATTCAATTCTTAGTAGCTTTGGTTTTCTTTAGATGGTCAATACAATGAGCAATTTCATGTTAGGTGCATCATTAACCTCATAGAAGAATTCTTTAAATTCCGTTCATCCATctttcagatttttaaaatgaCTTCTCAAAATATTCTAAATCAGGAAAATCTTTTTTCTTACAAGATTTCTTTAATATTTCCCAAAAAGCTTTAGGATCCTTGGAAGACAATAATCATTTTAGTAATATTCTTGCAATGTTAAATACGACTTACACACAAGCTTTACATTGCACATACTagtatgtgagtggacactacgaatgagccgtaaactcggcaaactgtattctgagttacagtgtaaaatgtgcgtgaaggtcgtattcataggtatctcaattcggtgcgacaagtatctcatcaaacactgtttaaaccaatcaataatcctattgctgaagaggaaaataagcttctacctatttctatagaatctttAAAtatttcttgtctttgtttgctttggctaaatcctgttcaagtggtggataataaagcattgtattttgtctaggtatgtagaacaattaacaatgagaggacattcctgaacctcgttgacttggtgatgatttgaaatgagcgccaattataactgtttgatatttattaccagaaatgtggaaaaacagacacatgtagaaccgaaaaaaaggtacaattttgttgaaggaacagagttcaacaaaccataaccccgcttctggatatcgtttgaagtcaaatgatatatcattgtaaagcttatgatatatattttctaaacacagaagaaaacaaaattgaccaggggccgtctttacgagcgtttcgacgtggacCGTCATATATTGTTTGCGCTGCCTGATTTAGTTTCACAGTATTTGCTATCCTGTAATGTGCAATGTTGGCTTATTTTCTGCAGTGTGCCCGTTTAGgttttaatcttgtttttattTAGGTTTTTATCGGTGTATAGTTTAAACCAGtgaataatttatattttgtttaatcatAATAAAGCGCTTTGAGATATCCTTTAGAGAAATgcactatataagaaataaatttgttaaaaattgttgttgttgttgttgttgttgttgttgttgttgttattattattaagagATATTTTGGTCATAAATCACATTATAATGTCCACCATACATGAAACTGCGAGAGGAGGCATGAGGCAGTGAGAGAAGCCACACCTTGACAAGTTTTCATTAACATAATTAAGCAACCATTGAGTTGCACCACACAGCGTCATCGGCCCTATTAtcccctatatcttcgtgtcgaAAATTGCCGTTatacacagcaaaaacactgtttaaaatgtcgctgtttaaaacgatgttgttcaaactttgaacaacattgtttaaaagacagtccttgaattttaaacagtgtgtgtttaattcatgaataataccaaaaaggaacttttaaacaacgttgttaaaaaagatcgaattttgcaaaagagggattcccttccttgaaatcagggtcagattcatcatcatggcggatgactagatgtgattgacttgctccaaaagtgggaaatgccatacctaattgatacattcagagggaagtgtttggtttaaatattgtttgatgtgatagagtattatatgaacacacagttgtgtgttgtacatgctaaatgatgcaagATGTGCAGTAGTATGCAGCCGTGACAAGTACAGTGTGAGTGTAAGCTTAACCACAAGCACATTCATACtgctcatgcacagatgcatggggcTAATATGCATGCATGCTTATGCTACTTGATGATAAGAGATTTTATTCACTGTATGCAGCATGTTTTACAGTGAGTTCTTCTTGCCCATTCTCCCAAGTAAAtagatttcaacaaacaaaaatgtttaaaactttaaacaacaagtttaaacaactatgtatgttttagttttaaacaacagccataaacagctttaaacaactgtttgttttaaacatttgttgtttaaaatactttaaacaactgtgtacatttaatcaactaaagttaaacaacccagatgtttaaaaacagttatttaaaaaattgtttaaaattttatacaattcgatgtttaaagtttaaacaacccaaggttgtttaaactttgaacagaagttgttagagtgaccggcgtaaacagtgttgtttaaaaattttaaacccttgtttaaaatatttttactgtgTAGTAGGGAGAATCCACTTGTTCTTTAACAGCCACgaatggtgattttgttcgagcgactcaggctaaccACACCGCATACGATAAAAAGATCTTTCCCTCTACGAATGCAGCGTTGCCATTCATCAActgaaatgactcatttttacgatctgcgcatgcttaTTACCCTCTTTAACGTTGCTAAcccaagaaaattcgattttgttgtcagtttttgttttcacgGCACAGACTGGAAGTTCAAAGCACAGACAAAAGATTACCATAGTCTTTCAGcgcatatattcaactgcaagtccaACAATAGATTTCTACATAGACCAAAAGTAACGGGATGTAATAAAGGATTTGAGATTATAATCACACATTGACATATCAAATGCACCACCGTCACCATACATGTAGTCTTTTTTCATAAAGCCAGAAAGACGATTGGGAGAAATTTACCAAAGTCCGCAAACAGGTGGACAATTCAATACGTAGCGCCCACAGACATTATGTAAATAACATTCTTGAAGAAGACAATCCAAAAATACGTCTGGAGATACATTAGAAAGACAACACTGGGATCCAGACGCTGAAGGTTGACAATCATCTCCTCACTCAAGATCGTGGAAAGGCTGAAGCGCTTGCGAACCAGTTTCAAGGTGTATTCATGCGAGAGGATCCTGTGCAGTCAAACTTACCTGATCTCCCTCCCAGCCTTTATCCTGAGATGCCACCTATCACGATAGGCCTGGAAGGTGTACAGAAACTGCTTGAAAACATAAAAGTCTGTAAAGCCACTGGACCCGACGAGATCCAAAACCAAGCTTTAAAGATCGCAGCTGAAGAAATTGCTCCAGTTCTTCAATTCATTTTTTCAACAATCCTTGGACTCCGGGGAACTACCTTCCGATTGGCGGAAAGCAAACATCACCCCCTATTTAAGAAAGGTGCCACTACTGATCCTGCAAACTATAAGCCTGTGTCACTGACGAGTGTTTGCTGCAAGATTCTTGAACACATAATTGACAGTAACTTGATGCGTCATTTGGCAAGTCACAACATCTTGGCAGATAACCAACATGCGTTCAGAAAGCATCGCTCCTGCGAGTCACAACTTATCCTCACCACACTATATCTTGCCAAGAATTTTGATGAGAAGAAAACAACAGACATGGCCATCCTTGATTTTTCTAAGGCTTTTGACGTTATCCCACAGCAACGGCTGCTTTTAAAGCTAGACTATTATGGCATCCGCTTCAAGATCAAAAATTTCAAGCTTCCTTACCAAACGCCTGCAGCGAGTGTGTGTAAAAGGTAAATGTTCCGAatggcagtggcgtaccgtggccgccccaaccccgggggctgaagaaaattcaattttgccgccccttcctcaacagcccgaaaaggttgccccaattttttctcggtcgtttgaaaagtgaagagcaaaaaaaaaaaaaaaagaaaaaaggggtttcaggcgctagcgccctaaaagcagcacattttgatgtattgtaccattttttcaaaaaattgtatgctttatcaaatttttccgccctttttatttactatttttttgccgcccttcgttttgcccccccttcttcttccgccaccccttcATTTCGGCCGCCCCCTGCTtgcccccggggggctggcgcccccaaagcccccccccgaAATACTCGCATGCCGAATGGCGTCCTGTTTTAAGTGAAACTCCGCAAGGCACAGTTCTTGGTCCACATCTCTTCCATATgagggtcagtcagtatgtaTTAAGAGTTtacttgtgacgtcatatgtggattgctttcatggcatttctcaatgattacataaacactgtacctttgtctttcaaacaacacatgtaaaaattatatcacacacatgattacgtaacagcattagcataaaataaaTGGTCTAGAGTCTCCTGCTGAAATTGAGCCGTTTTTGTTACGGGAAATAAGAGgccgaaatgaggtattgttgtatttttttaatattttctcgggaattaaagtatggaaaatgctgccttttggaacagtaatagaagacaaactaccagttcattcaatcatgtttgttgggctgtaaaggttttagtttctTTAAAATGTGTGGTCCAATATGTCTTATTTTGGACAAAAACAAGGCCTTTCTTtctataaaaatcttgatattgtcaacaatagcaaacgtggaaatttaagtttttttgccagttctgttgactaatctccaaacattaaaacggcagtctccctagaaaatatttgaatccgtgattaaaatataactgtttttctactattgttacatttatacaaaaagtagtggtacagagagagagagagaggccatctttttgaatgagaaatttatttttaaaacttttctgttcatttcaggttgagatcatccataaaaaatcatatgaatatttaaattaaaatgttcATAGCCATGATAGCATTtggtaatattttaggccctttacatggaattttgcaattttcgtgcatttccagcatgttgtatcggtcattccacctacgcatgcgcagattgttgtttgatttgcaccagttatcatcgcactgagaaCCAGCTCTTACACGTGACCAatcattatattttaatctgtttcattttggagataattaatgtcatttgtagtaactgctttttcattttcgccatttttgcagaataattttgcttccattcaagctcTAAAAATCTTGAAGTTTCCAGACATCCCATTTCCacccaagtttaatggcaagtctcatattttaccaaaagccataagcaccttgtacttttgctgttctcggacattttaaaaacgtgtctttgctgtaattttaAAGGCCCGCcatttttgcgtgatttggcagtgtccctagtctattgattttatgctaatgctgttacgtaatcatgtgtgtgatataattttttacatatgttgtttgaaagacaaaggcaCAGTTTATGTAAttattgagaaatgccatgaaaacaatccacatatgacgtcacaagtcaactcttaatacatactgactgaccctcgtaTAAATGACATTCACCATAGCGTTTCAAGTACAACCagattatttgcagatgactgcCTTCTTTATCGACCTATAAATTCATCTGCCGACGAAGATGCACTCCAAGAAGACCTTAACACCATGGTTCAGTGGTCTGAAGATTGGGGAATGAAATTTAATTCAACTAAATGTGAAACAATGCGTGTTTCTAGGAAGAGGCCCAGGCACCACTCCTTATAGCATCACTGGAGTCAAACTAGAGGAAACAAACCACACCAAATGCCTAGGTATCCACATTGAAAAAGATCTCCGATGGAACAAGCAGACCCATTATGCTGCTGGCAGAAGTATTGACGTCGACGTCCTAAATTTCTTCAGATTGCTCTTCCTCCGTCAAAGAGAAGTTGTATTTTACATTGGTGCGTCCTCACCTCGAGTACGCTGCAGCATCATGGGATCCCTACACATCTAAAAACATCGCTTATTTGAAAAAAGTGCAGCGACAAGCCATCCGTTTTGTTACCAACACTTATGGCAGATATACCAGTGTTACCCAGCTTCTCAACACTTTTCAATGGGAGCCCCTGAAGACCAGATGTGAAGCACACAGATTAACATcattttacaaaatgcaaaatgaTCTTCTGGACATAGACTAACAAAAATTCACCGAGCCAAAATCAGACAGTTGTAGAAGAGGCCACTCAAACCAGTTTGTAATCCCGACTCGATCTACCGACGTGTATGCGAACTCATTTTTTCGCGCAACATTAAGACATGGAACAAGCTTCAGCAGTCAACTGTTTCGCAACTAGACCCCTTCAAGTTCAAGTAATCTCTCTTGCAAGACCCAGCTCTAAACAAAAATTAGTCCACCCTCGCGAGCCTCCAGTTTTAACTTCTTCATGGAGATTTTTGGAGGTTAGCAATACCAAGTAAGCCCATAGCTAGGACTAACGCTGCTACGTGCCTTTGTTTTTCCAATTATTATGAATAAAAAGTGGCGGTCTTTTCAAATCATAAGCTCTAGTATGTATGAGTGTAACTATGTATGGTCTGTGGCTGTCAATTCTATGGACACAATGAGAGTGCAAGTTTTAATTGTCCTTGTAATCAATAGGATTATGACTCTGTTGAATGGAATATTTTATTAAATCAGTAAATTAATTTGTAATCTAACGCTGGAACTAGCGCTTGATTCTGTGTTTATATTTCCACGTGATTCGCTATAGGAcgtatttctattggttcgtTTCTGTCcgtacaaatataattattgacCTGATGTTGACGACGGTGCACCATCTGTCAATTGCAACTGTCAACTTCCAATGACAGCAAGCACCCGTATAATCATCATTTTGTATACTCTTCCCAATCAGTCAAGAACAATACTTGTTTATGATGAAGATCACACTGGTTGCCCTAGTAATTTCGGCTGGAATCTTGACATCTTGCAATGTCAATGCAAAGTACAGGAAACAAGGTAagaatatattttctttcttttcaatttttaatcgatgtttttaaaaatctttttaaagCATTTCTTGGCATTAAcaactgaaatctaggagatgacgttaacgaaacttcggccaggcgcaagtgacctggtgaaggcaGGGGTTGGGGGGGTGgaattagatttaaaaaaatgaaatgacgCTAAAATATGAGcctgggacctctcgcaccaatgGCAAAGACCTTTAACCAGTGTACCACGCTTCTTCCTATACTAAATTATAAAATTTAGCCGACTGTTGAGGCTGTAAGTTTTAACATGCTCATATAGCCAAGCGATAGCCTATTCTTAAAGGAGTATAttttagtgatcctagcatcctctttttatgacatttttcagtagatatccacgaaaagagGAGAGAGGTGCTTTAAGTGATAATAGCGATAATAGCGCCCTTTCGTATACTACTTGCAATTGCGCTATTTTGTCATTGGTTTGTACACATAATTGCAATATTAGCACTGCTATTTTCAAATAATGCTATTTTCGCTATTGTCAGTGTTCGTTTGAGACTTCAGTGAGGCGAAAAATGGCCTATACACAAAATTGCGTTACACAATGGCCCTTACACAAGATtgcgcaattttgaaattttcactgAATCTCACcagtcaagtgataatagcgctattccgctattttcaaaaatgaccTTACACAAGATtgcgcaattttgaaattttcactgAATCTCACCTGtgaagtgataatagcgctattttcaaaaatggccttgcACGAGATTGcggaattttgaaattttcactcAATCTCACCAGTCAAGTGATAATAgtgctattccgctattttcaaaaatggtctTGCACAAAATTGCGTAATTTTGACATCTTCACTCAATCTCACcagtcaagtgataatagcgctattccgctattttcaaaaatagcCTTACACAAGATTGCGCAATTTCGACATTTTCACTGAATCTCACcagtcaagtgataatagcgctattccgctattcTCAAAAATGGCCTTACACAAGATTGCGTAATTTTGACATCTTCACTCAATCTCACcagtcaagtgataatagcgctattccgctatttttaAAAATGGCCTTACACAAGATTGCGTAATTTCGACATTTTCACTGAATCTCACcagtcaagtgataatagcgctattccgctattcTCAAAAATGGCCTTACACAAGATTGCGTAATTTTGACATCTTCACTCAATCTCACcagtcaagtgataatagcgctattccgctattttcaaaaattgccTTAACAcgaaattgcgcaattttgaaaTTATCTCTTGTCCTCAcgactcaagtgataatagcgctattccgctattttcaaaaatggcattTACACAAAATTGCGCAGTTTGTGAGATTTTCACATTACCGCACCcttcaagtgataatagcgctattccgctattttaaAAAATGGCCTTTATAtgaaattgcgcaattttgaaattttcacttgcacgtggaccgtacgttttcacgaacgtttttacgtacgttaatacggtgttaaatattgctagtctcgattccaaactggattgtgctcattcgtcatgaaggagaacaagtcggctggaataaagactataaatcttatctaatctaatctaggtcgatagagggcatagtgcaGGCTACTAATGATTCAAAcagcccgcttttgattttgactaaaattttaacatgctgcttaaacttaattgtatttttgtactccccaaatattatagttgcccaaaaacatatattttggtagattaaagatcactacatccatatatcatgactttttcgtcctgacaattgggcgcgttgcatgaacttcgacatgcgataaaatcagcatatttcaaggtagcatctgcgttttaatactacgttggaatccaaaaggggaaatcgcaatgtcattttttgtacgcaaagtatcacacacatttcaatgggcaatctctgcgtatggacatcgcgtataaatttacTCGATTTTCATCACATCGCTGTACCGTTATTATAAtgattgttacaaacaaaaagaatCACAATAGTaatagactttccttcgtatgttcattatcattgactgtctttaacatattgtaaaatggacaaaGTTTGTGCAtattcaacgatgtatctacgtttatttcgcacgtggaaaatcttcaaaactggctaaatacgtgacctcgcttcgatacatgagagtgattttgaatagatcaacgaacgtccgatacctacgtttggaaatcgcaatctctctattaataGCGCTAttccatattttcaaaaatggccttaaCACGAAATTgcgtaattttgaattttttacaat
Above is a window of Amphiura filiformis chromosome 20, Afil_fr2py, whole genome shotgun sequence DNA encoding:
- the LOC140142289 gene encoding L-amino-acid oxidase-like gives rise to the protein MLLLRSSIFRSEIRNSYPYIVISRFVNEFVEHFNLTTNDIVTYDGNTWYYINGKRVKSSAVKENPDVFGFDKSPREKGKSAGELIIQAMRPEYLVEEGGLSRGAISMIGAIYEKHRTYIGVANDVHFALDSKRLYEITGGLDLLPRAFLPLLQDNIIYNARVNHIEHGNGYVVAHYLSSGKDVQISADYLLTTATATSTNFIKFTPPLSADKREAFRNIHYVGATKIALVFEKPFWKDDGIHGGESTTDLLSRNIYYPSHEFDSGLGVLLASYTTGDQSSKFLGLTDAECLSQALDDLAQLHGDHIKELYVEGVVKRWSLDPFSVGAYAAFTPYQLTNYRGPIVRPTNELFFAGEHTSYPHGWINTAIKSAIKAVHCISTKRCYPNL